Proteins from a single region of Paraburkholderia sp. PGU19:
- a CDS encoding porin, with protein sequence MKTRTRLAALLALASPVAFAQNSVTLYGRIDGGIQYLNHIATPSGGSTSSWTAEGGDWGTSMLGFKGSEDLGGGMSSVFDLETGLQIMNGTTSGGRLFSRRAYVGLADKRYGQIQAGRNLFIDSDGVWEFDPFVQQAFSSASLVRGRNWQQTSNNIEYHSPVFHGFDVQGQYALGNQADGFNRGAPGEFGRSDGIMLTYHSQLFDVRGIYDELRDVNGRMTNVFTSSREYFVGANVRVSKVKIQGAYTHLAAPDTPAGLADSADYYWLGATWEATHQFAVTAAAFYVHLSEGSGDATHDPAGHATMFVLGSTYNLSQRTFLYGTVAYMRNSSHANFSLLATSRDATGSANTNPLPGESQTGAYVGVMHVF encoded by the coding sequence ATGAAAACACGCACCCGGCTCGCCGCGCTGCTCGCGCTCGCCTCTCCCGTCGCGTTCGCGCAGAACAGCGTGACGCTCTATGGCCGCATCGATGGCGGCATCCAGTATCTAAACCACATCGCGACGCCTTCGGGCGGCAGCACCTCAAGCTGGACGGCCGAAGGCGGCGACTGGGGCACCAGCATGCTGGGCTTCAAGGGATCGGAAGATCTTGGCGGCGGGATGTCGTCGGTGTTCGATCTGGAAACGGGACTGCAAATAATGAACGGCACCACGAGCGGCGGCCGCTTGTTCTCGCGCCGCGCGTATGTCGGACTTGCTGATAAACGCTACGGTCAGATTCAGGCAGGCCGAAACCTGTTTATCGATAGTGACGGTGTGTGGGAATTCGATCCGTTCGTGCAGCAGGCTTTCTCGTCGGCATCGCTTGTGCGTGGGCGCAACTGGCAACAGACGAGCAATAACATCGAGTATCACAGCCCCGTCTTTCACGGCTTCGATGTGCAAGGACAATACGCGTTGGGCAACCAGGCCGACGGCTTCAATCGAGGCGCGCCCGGCGAGTTCGGACGCTCGGACGGCATCATGCTCACGTATCACTCGCAACTGTTCGACGTGCGCGGCATCTACGACGAACTGCGCGACGTGAATGGACGCATGACCAACGTCTTCACGAGTTCGCGCGAATACTTTGTCGGCGCGAATGTGCGTGTATCGAAGGTGAAGATTCAGGGCGCCTATACGCACCTCGCCGCGCCTGATACGCCAGCCGGCCTCGCCGACAGCGCCGACTACTACTGGCTTGGCGCAACGTGGGAAGCCACGCATCAATTCGCCGTGACGGCGGCGGCCTTCTACGTCCATCTGAGCGAAGGCTCCGGCGACGCGACGCACGACCCCGCCGGACACGCGACGATGTTCGTGCTCGGGTCCACCTACAACCTGAGCCAGCGCACTTTCCTCTACGGCACGGTTGCCTACATGCGCAACAGCAGCCACGCGAACTTCTCGCTGCTCGCGACCTCGCGCGATGCGACGGGCAGCGCGAACACGAACCCGTTGCCAGGCGAATCGCAAACGGGCGCCTACGTCGGCGTGATGCACGTCTTCTGA
- a CDS encoding 2-dehydropantoate 2-reductase, translating into MKICVYGAGAIGAYVGAELARAGADVSFVARGPHLAAMQRNGVRLLIDDTERVVNVRCSSDPRELGPQDYVIIALKAHSVPGVVDAMQPLLGPETAIVTAVNGIPYWYFYKHGGEFANTTLESIDPGGTQWQKLGPERAIGCVVYPAAEIVEPGVIKHVYGKKFPIGEPDGTRSPRVEALSQIMVAAGLDAPIRDNIRDEIWLKLWGNLCFNPISALTHATLDVITSHVGTRAVAKTMMLEAKSVADRFGVHFRVDVERRIDGAGAVGAHKTSMLQDLEAGRPMEIDPLLTVVQEMGRLVGHETPTIDTVLALIKLREQIAQQKDGAPAAKPEHAAPSAKAA; encoded by the coding sequence ATGAAGATCTGTGTTTATGGAGCCGGCGCGATTGGCGCCTATGTCGGCGCGGAACTGGCGCGTGCGGGCGCGGACGTCAGTTTCGTCGCTCGCGGCCCGCATCTTGCCGCAATGCAACGCAACGGCGTGCGTCTGCTGATCGACGATACCGAGCGTGTCGTCAACGTGCGTTGTTCGTCGGACCCGCGCGAGCTGGGGCCGCAGGACTACGTGATCATCGCGCTGAAGGCGCATTCAGTGCCGGGCGTCGTCGACGCGATGCAGCCGCTGCTCGGGCCCGAGACGGCCATCGTGACGGCCGTCAACGGCATTCCATACTGGTACTTCTACAAGCATGGCGGCGAGTTCGCGAACACGACGCTCGAAAGCATCGACCCGGGCGGCACGCAATGGCAGAAGCTCGGACCGGAGCGCGCGATCGGCTGTGTCGTCTATCCCGCGGCGGAGATCGTCGAGCCGGGCGTGATCAAGCATGTATACGGCAAGAAGTTTCCAATCGGCGAGCCGGACGGCACGCGTTCTCCGCGCGTCGAAGCGCTGTCGCAGATCATGGTCGCAGCGGGGCTCGACGCGCCCATTCGCGACAACATCCGCGATGAAATCTGGCTGAAACTGTGGGGCAATCTGTGCTTCAACCCGATCAGCGCATTGACACACGCGACGCTCGATGTCATCACGAGTCACGTCGGCACGCGCGCCGTCGCGAAGACGATGATGCTCGAAGCGAAATCCGTGGCGGATCGCTTCGGCGTGCATTTCCGCGTGGATGTCGAACGGCGTATCGATGGCGCGGGCGCGGTGGGCGCGCACAAAACCTCGATGCTGCAGGATCTCGAAGCGGGACGTCCGATGGAAATCGATCCGCTGCTGACCGTCGTGCAGGAAATGGGTCGGCTGGTCGGGCATGAAACGCCGACCATCGATACCGTTCTCGCGTTGATCAAGCTGCGCGAGCAGATCGCGCAGCAGAAGGATGGCGCGCCAGCAGCCAAGCCGGAACACGCTGCGCCGAGCGCGAAGGCTGCGTAA
- a CDS encoding fumarylacetoacetate hydrolase family protein has product MTSWIRFRQPQGHIGFGVLDNGSIAEFEGDMFGEATATGKQWQQDGVELLSPCLPTKVVALWNNFHALSQKLGKAAPSHPLFLIKPPMSVIGPGAPIRRPKGYSGKIAYEGELGIVIGKRCTNVSPEEADDYIFGYTCINDVTAVDLLNEDPNFAQWCRSKGFDTFSCIGPLIETQFDWRNANVVTRLDEVERQNYPISDMIFTPAEQVSMISHDMTLMPGDVIACGTSIGVGSIKDGSTVVVSIDGIGALPNQLAVARQLETAA; this is encoded by the coding sequence ATGACATCGTGGATACGCTTCCGGCAGCCGCAAGGTCATATCGGTTTCGGCGTGCTCGACAACGGCAGCATCGCCGAATTCGAAGGTGACATGTTCGGCGAGGCAACAGCGACGGGCAAGCAGTGGCAACAGGACGGCGTCGAGTTGCTGAGCCCCTGCCTGCCGACCAAGGTGGTCGCGCTCTGGAACAACTTTCATGCGCTGTCGCAGAAGCTCGGCAAGGCGGCGCCGTCGCATCCGCTCTTTCTGATCAAGCCGCCGATGTCCGTGATCGGCCCCGGCGCGCCCATTCGCCGCCCCAAAGGCTATAGCGGCAAGATCGCCTACGAAGGCGAACTCGGCATCGTGATCGGCAAACGCTGCACCAATGTCTCGCCCGAAGAAGCGGACGACTACATCTTCGGCTACACCTGCATCAATGACGTCACAGCCGTCGATCTGCTGAACGAAGACCCGAATTTCGCGCAATGGTGCCGCTCGAAAGGCTTCGATACGTTCAGTTGCATCGGCCCTCTGATCGAAACTCAGTTCGACTGGCGCAACGCGAACGTCGTCACGCGTCTCGACGAAGTCGAGCGGCAGAACTATCCGATCTCCGACATGATCTTCACGCCGGCCGAACAGGTCAGCATGATCTCGCACGACATGACGCTGATGCCCGGCGATGTGATCGCATGCGGGACGTCGATCGGCGTCGGCTCGATCAAGGACGGCTCGACGGTCGTCGTATCGATCGACGGTATCGGCGCGCTGCCGAATCAGCTCGCCGTCGCAAGGCAGCTCGAGACGGCGGCCTGA
- the frc gene encoding formyl-CoA transferase encodes MGKALDGVRILDFTHVQSGPTCTQLLAWFGADVIKVERAGAGDITREQLRDIPDADSLYFTMLNHNKRSVTIDTKNPEGKLVLEALIQKCDVLVENFAPGALDRMGFTWERIQELNPKMIVASVKGFGPGPYEDCKVYENVAQCVGGAASTTGFDDGPPVVTGAQIGDSGTGLHLALGIVTALYQRTMTGRGQKVLAAMQDGVLNLCRVKLRDQQRLERTGVMKEYPQYPNGTFGEAVPRAGNASGGGQPGWILKCKGWEHDPNAYIYFITQAPVWVKICNVIGKEEWATDPEYATPGARLPRLKEIFAEIERWTMTKTKFEAMEILNKYDIPCGPILSMKEIAEDDSLRKTGTIVEVDHPVRGKYLTVGNPIKLSDSPTDVTRSPLLGEHTDEVMAELGYSREQIEALRTVGAI; translated from the coding sequence ATGGGCAAGGCACTCGACGGTGTGCGCATTCTCGATTTCACCCACGTGCAATCGGGCCCGACCTGCACGCAGTTGCTGGCGTGGTTCGGCGCAGACGTGATCAAGGTAGAGCGCGCGGGCGCGGGCGACATCACGCGCGAACAGCTGCGCGACATCCCCGACGCCGACAGCCTGTACTTCACGATGCTCAACCACAACAAGCGCTCGGTCACCATCGACACGAAAAACCCCGAAGGCAAGCTCGTGCTCGAGGCGCTGATCCAGAAGTGCGACGTGCTGGTGGAGAACTTCGCGCCGGGCGCGCTGGACCGCATGGGCTTCACGTGGGAGCGCATCCAGGAGCTGAACCCGAAGATGATCGTCGCGTCGGTCAAGGGCTTCGGCCCCGGGCCGTACGAGGACTGCAAGGTCTACGAGAACGTCGCGCAGTGCGTGGGCGGTGCAGCGTCCACCACGGGCTTCGATGACGGCCCGCCCGTCGTGACGGGTGCGCAGATCGGCGACAGCGGCACGGGTCTGCATCTGGCGCTGGGCATCGTCACCGCCCTCTATCAGCGCACGATGACGGGCCGCGGCCAGAAGGTGCTCGCGGCAATGCAGGACGGCGTGCTGAACCTGTGCCGCGTGAAGCTGCGCGACCAGCAGCGGCTCGAACGCACGGGTGTCATGAAGGAATATCCGCAGTATCCGAACGGTACATTCGGTGAAGCGGTACCGCGTGCGGGCAATGCATCGGGCGGTGGACAGCCGGGCTGGATCCTGAAGTGCAAGGGCTGGGAGCACGACCCGAACGCCTACATCTACTTCATCACGCAGGCCCCCGTGTGGGTGAAGATCTGCAACGTGATCGGCAAGGAAGAGTGGGCCACCGATCCCGAGTACGCGACACCGGGCGCACGCCTGCCGCGCCTGAAGGAAATCTTCGCGGAGATCGAACGCTGGACGATGACGAAGACCAAGTTCGAGGCGATGGAGATCCTGAACAAATACGACATTCCGTGCGGCCCGATCCTGTCGATGAAGGAGATCGCGGAAGACGACTCGCTGCGCAAGACGGGCACGATCGTCGAGGTCGATCACCCGGTGCGCGGCAAGTATCTGACGGTGGGCAACCCGATCAAGCTGTCGGACAGCCCGACGGACGTGACGCGCTCGCCGCTGCTCGGCGAACACACGGACGAAGTAATGGCCGAACTCGGCTATTCGCGTGAACAGATCGAAGCGCTCAGAACAGTCGGCGCTATCTGA
- a CDS encoding PAS domain-containing protein: MQAAIDFEQLVHAIGDAVVISDQHGAITLWNPAAERIFGFTQEDALGQSLDLIIPERLRGRHWEGYEKTMATGQTRYGNDLLRVPAIHKDGRALSIAFTVALLYSPERDLTGIVAVIRDETARFQEDRNLRKRIAELEARVGA; the protein is encoded by the coding sequence ATGCAAGCAGCCATCGATTTTGAACAACTGGTGCACGCGATCGGCGATGCCGTCGTGATTTCCGACCAGCACGGCGCGATTACGCTGTGGAATCCCGCGGCGGAGCGCATTTTTGGTTTTACGCAGGAAGACGCGCTGGGTCAGTCGCTCGATCTGATCATTCCCGAGCGTTTGCGCGGGCGTCACTGGGAAGGCTATGAAAAGACCATGGCGACGGGACAGACGCGCTATGGCAACGATCTTCTTCGCGTGCCTGCGATTCATAAGGACGGGCGGGCGTTGTCGATCGCTTTTACGGTTGCACTGTTGTATTCACCCGAGCGCGATTTGACGGGCATTGTCGCGGTGATCCGCGATGAAACCGCGCGCTTTCAGGAAGACCGCAATCTGCGCAAGCGCATCGCGGAACTTGAGGCGCGCGTTGGCGCCTGA
- the frc gene encoding formyl-CoA transferase has translation MSKPLEGVKIIDFTHVQAGPACTQLLAWFGADVIKVERPGSGDVTRNQLRDIPEADALYFTMLNSNKRSLTLDTKTQDGKEVLEKLIQESDVLVENFAPGALDRMGFTWERINELNPKMIVASVKGFSDGHHYDDLKVYENVAQCAGGAASTTGFWDGPPTVSAAALGDSNTGMHLAIGILTALIGRDKTGKGQKVAVSMQDSVINLCRVKLRDQQRLDRVGYLEEYPQYPHGEFTDVVPRGGNAGGGGQPGWVLKCKGWETDPNAYIYFTVQGHAWEPICRAIGKPEWIDDPAYMTAQARQPHIFDIFNTIEAWLADKTKFEAVDILRKFDIPCSPVLSMKEIANDESLRASGTIVEVDHKARGKYLTVGSPIKFSDMKPEITGSPLLGEHTEEVLKDLGYSFDQIANLREAKVV, from the coding sequence GTGAGCAAACCACTCGAAGGCGTCAAGATCATCGACTTCACGCACGTCCAGGCAGGTCCTGCGTGCACCCAGTTGCTTGCCTGGTTCGGCGCGGATGTGATCAAGGTCGAGCGCCCCGGTTCGGGCGACGTGACGCGTAACCAGCTGCGCGACATTCCGGAAGCCGACGCGCTGTACTTCACGATGCTCAACAGCAACAAGCGTTCGCTGACGCTCGACACGAAGACGCAAGATGGCAAGGAAGTGCTCGAAAAGCTGATTCAGGAATCGGACGTGCTGGTCGAAAACTTCGCACCGGGCGCGCTGGACCGCATGGGCTTCACGTGGGAGCGCATCAATGAGCTGAACCCGAAGATGATCGTTGCATCGGTCAAGGGCTTCAGCGACGGCCACCACTACGACGACCTGAAGGTCTATGAAAACGTCGCGCAGTGCGCGGGCGGTGCGGCTTCGACGACGGGCTTCTGGGACGGCCCGCCGACGGTCAGCGCAGCAGCGCTCGGCGACAGCAACACGGGCATGCACCTCGCCATCGGCATTCTCACGGCGCTGATCGGCCGCGACAAGACGGGCAAGGGGCAGAAGGTGGCCGTCTCGATGCAGGACAGCGTGATCAACCTGTGCCGCGTGAAGCTGCGCGACCAGCAGCGTCTGGACCGCGTCGGTTACCTGGAAGAATATCCGCAGTATCCGCACGGCGAGTTCACCGATGTCGTGCCGCGCGGCGGCAATGCAGGCGGTGGCGGTCAGCCGGGCTGGGTGCTCAAGTGCAAGGGCTGGGAAACGGACCCGAACGCGTACATCTACTTCACGGTTCAAGGGCACGCGTGGGAGCCGATCTGCCGTGCGATCGGCAAGCCGGAATGGATCGACGACCCGGCCTACATGACGGCGCAAGCACGTCAGCCGCACATCTTCGATATTTTCAACACGATCGAAGCGTGGCTCGCCGACAAGACGAAGTTCGAAGCGGTCGACATCCTGCGCAAGTTCGACATTCCGTGCTCGCCTGTTCTGTCGATGAAGGAAATCGCCAACGACGAGTCGCTGCGTGCGAGCGGCACGATCGTCGAAGTGGACCACAAGGCGCGCGGCAAGTACCTGACGGTTGGGAGCCCGATCAAGTTCTCGGACATGAAGCCGGAGATTACGGGTTCGCCGCTGCTCGGCGAGCATACGGAAGAAGTGCTGAAAGACCTCGGCTACAGCTTCGATCAGATCGCAAACTTGCGGGAAGCGAAAGTGGTGTAA
- the oxc gene encoding oxalyl-CoA decarboxylase — protein sequence MADVLEIRPQESAEENAQQTTDGFHLVIDALKANDIDTIFGLVGIPITDLARLAQAEGMRFIGFRHEQHAGHAAAIAGYMTQKPGICLTVSAPGFLNGLTALANATTNCFPMILISGSSEREIVDLQQGDYEEMDQLNAAKPYAKAAYRVLHAEDIGIGLARAIRAAVSGRPGGVYLDLPAKLLSQTIDAVKAKQSLVRVIDAAPRQLPAPDSVKRAIDLLKGAKRPLVLLGKGAAYSQADKEIRAFIEKTGIPYLPMSMAKGLLPDTHEQSASAARSFVLAESDVVVLIGARLNWLLSHGKGKTWGKPKQFVQIDISAQEMDSNVAIAAPIVGDIGSCVASLVDQVGDNFPQPPKEWLDAVSEKKNTNLQKMAATLAKNPSPMNFHSALRVLRDIVKANPDINVVNEGANTLDYARAIIDMYQPRKRFDSGTWGVMGIGMGFAIGAAVTSGKPVLAIEGDSAFGFSGMELETICRYDLPVCTIIFNNNGVYRGTDVNPTGGKDVAPTVFVKDARYDKMIEAFGGIGYNVTTPEELDKAVKEAIASGKPTLINAVIDEAAGTESGRLTNLNPQSAAMKK from the coding sequence ATGGCAGATGTACTTGAGATCAGACCGCAAGAATCCGCTGAAGAGAACGCACAACAAACGACGGACGGTTTCCACCTCGTCATTGATGCGCTCAAAGCGAACGATATCGACACGATTTTTGGTCTGGTCGGCATTCCTATCACCGACCTCGCGCGCCTCGCGCAAGCCGAAGGAATGCGCTTTATCGGTTTTCGTCACGAGCAGCACGCAGGTCATGCAGCCGCCATCGCGGGCTACATGACGCAGAAGCCTGGCATCTGCCTCACGGTGTCAGCACCGGGCTTCCTGAACGGCCTCACGGCACTCGCCAACGCCACGACGAACTGCTTCCCGATGATCCTGATCAGCGGATCGAGCGAGCGCGAAATCGTCGACCTGCAGCAAGGCGACTATGAAGAGATGGATCAGTTGAACGCGGCGAAGCCGTACGCGAAGGCTGCGTATCGCGTGCTGCACGCGGAAGACATCGGCATCGGTCTGGCGCGTGCGATTCGCGCTGCCGTGTCGGGCCGTCCGGGCGGCGTGTATCTGGACCTGCCGGCGAAGCTGCTGTCGCAGACCATCGACGCCGTGAAGGCCAAACAGTCGCTGGTACGTGTGATCGACGCGGCGCCGCGCCAGCTGCCCGCGCCCGATTCCGTCAAGCGCGCCATCGATCTGCTGAAGGGCGCAAAGCGTCCGCTGGTGCTGCTCGGCAAGGGCGCAGCATACTCGCAGGCCGACAAGGAAATCCGCGCGTTCATCGAAAAGACGGGCATTCCGTATCTGCCGATGTCGATGGCCAAGGGCCTGCTGCCCGACACGCACGAGCAATCGGCTTCGGCGGCGCGCTCGTTCGTGCTGGCTGAATCCGATGTCGTCGTGCTGATCGGCGCGCGGCTGAACTGGCTGCTGTCGCACGGCAAGGGCAAGACCTGGGGCAAGCCGAAGCAGTTCGTGCAGATTGATATCTCGGCGCAGGAAATGGATAGCAACGTCGCGATCGCGGCGCCTATCGTCGGCGATATCGGTTCGTGCGTGGCGTCGCTCGTCGATCAGGTCGGCGACAATTTCCCGCAGCCGCCGAAGGAATGGCTCGACGCCGTCAGCGAGAAGAAGAACACGAACCTTCAAAAGATGGCTGCGACGCTCGCGAAGAATCCGTCGCCGATGAACTTCCACAGCGCGCTGCGCGTGCTGCGCGACATCGTCAAGGCGAACCCGGATATCAACGTCGTCAACGAAGGCGCGAACACGCTCGACTATGCGCGCGCCATCATCGACATGTATCAGCCGCGCAAGCGCTTCGACTCGGGCACGTGGGGCGTGATGGGCATCGGCATGGGCTTCGCGATCGGCGCAGCCGTGACGAGCGGCAAGCCGGTACTCGCGATCGAAGGCGACAGCGCGTTCGGCTTCAGCGGCATGGAACTCGAAACGATCTGCCGGTACGACCTGCCTGTGTGCACGATCATCTTCAACAACAACGGCGTGTATCGCGGCACGGACGTGAACCCGACGGGCGGCAAGGACGTTGCGCCGACGGTGTTCGTGAAGGACGCGCGCTACGACAAGATGATCGAGGCATTCGGCGGCATCGGCTACAACGTGACGACGCCGGAAGAACTGGATAAAGCGGTGAAGGAAGCCATCGCATCCGGCAAGCCGACGCTCATCAACGCAGTGATCGACGAAGCGGCCGGCACCGAAAGCGGACGCTTGACCAATCTGAACCCGCAAAGCGCGGCAATGAAAAAGTGA
- a CDS encoding GntR family transcriptional regulator has translation MSTDTQENVRTIPLSLNLTPISATASLRDQAYARLKHAIANTDIYHSRTEVRLDEKELTEALGVSRTPVREAMTLLEQEGFLRTVPRRGVYILRKTKKEIVEMICMWAALESVAARLATQRASSEDIARLRAMFDDFHSTTPTDHIEEYSEVNIAFHQALVELSGSQIILDTIKNIFMHVRAIRRMTIAQSDRASRSIEDHMRIIEALEARDTERVEALVRQHSLDLALYVEAHCDFLD, from the coding sequence CTGAATCTCACGCCGATCAGCGCGACAGCTTCGCTGCGGGATCAGGCGTACGCGCGACTCAAGCACGCGATCGCGAACACCGATATCTATCACTCGCGCACCGAAGTGCGGCTGGATGAAAAGGAGCTGACCGAGGCGCTCGGCGTGAGCCGCACGCCCGTGCGCGAGGCGATGACGCTGCTCGAACAGGAAGGCTTCCTGCGCACGGTGCCGCGCCGCGGCGTCTACATCCTGCGCAAGACCAAGAAAGAGATCGTCGAGATGATCTGCATGTGGGCCGCGCTCGAAAGCGTGGCGGCGCGTCTGGCGACACAGCGCGCGTCGAGTGAAGACATTGCGAGGCTGCGCGCGATGTTCGACGACTTCCATTCGACCACGCCGACCGATCACATCGAGGAGTACTCCGAGGTGAACATCGCGTTTCACCAGGCGCTCGTCGAGCTATCCGGCTCGCAGATCATCCTCGACACGATCAAGAACATCTTCATGCACGTGCGCGCGATACGGCGCATGACGATCGCGCAGAGCGACCGCGCGTCGCGTTCGATCGAAGACCACATGCGCATCATCGAGGCGCTGGAAGCGCGCGACACCGAGCGCGTCGAAGCGCTGGTGCGTCAGCACTCGCTCGACCTCGCGCTGTATGTCGAAGCGCATTGCGATTTTCTGGACTGA